ACCTGCGGATCAGGTTGCGGGAAAAGGACGGGTCCAGCAGCTCGCGCGGCGAGACATTGAAGGAGATGGTGTCGATCAGCCCCTCGGCCACCCAGGGCGCGGCGCGCTGGCAGGCGGCGGCGAACACCGCGGCGTCCATCTGTCCGATCAGGCCCACCTCTTCGGCGAGCGGTACGAAGGTCCCGGGCAGCAGCAGGCCCTGTTCCGGGTGGTTCCAGCGCGACAGCACCTCGACGCCGACAATGCGGCTGTCCTGGGCGTTCACCACCGGCTGATACCAGGGGACGATCTCACCGCCGGGAATGGCGCGGCGCAGGTCGGTCTCCAGGCTGTTGCGCCGGTCGCTGGCCTCGCGCAGGTCGCTGTCGAAGACCGAGGCGCGGCGACCGCCGCCGGCCTTGGCGCGATAGAGGGCCATGTCGGCGAAGCGCTGCAGGTCGGTGGCGTCGACAGCGTCATCGGGGAACACCGCCACGCCGATCGAGGCGCCGGGGGCCACGGTGCGGCCATAGATCCAGTAGGGTTGGGCGAGCGCCGTGGTGATCTGCTCGGCGCGCCTGGCGACGTCGGGATGGGCGCTGATCAGGGCGAATTCGTCGCCGCCAAGCCGGGCCACCAGATCGCCGGCCTGGGCCTGGGTCCGCAGCCGCGTGCCGATCTCGTTGAGCAGCAGGTCGCCGGCATGATGGCCGAGCGTGTCGTTGAGATGCTTGAAGCGGTCCAGGTCGATGACGAACAGGGCGATGTGGTCACCGCTTTCGTGGGCGTCCTCCAGCCGCTCGATCAGGGCCGAGGTGAAAGCCCCGCGATTGAGCAGGCCGGTCAGGGCGTCGGTCCGCGCCAGGTGCAGGGTGAGCGACCGCTCGGCCTCCAGCTCGGCGACCCGCACGCCAAGCGCGGTGGTCATCTGCGCGAAATCCTCGCCGGCCTGAGCGAGTTCGGCGGTCCGCGATTCGAGCAGGGCCTGGGCCTCGCGGCGCGCGCGGCGTTCCTGCTCGATCTCGTCTGTCGAGCCTTCGCTCGCCATGGTCCGCCCCCGGGGCTTCATCCCCAGGGCGAGTTTTGACTCAGAAGGCCGGAATCGACCGTTAACGTCGGCTAGGCCACCTTGGGCTCCGGCTCGGGGACTTCGATCTGGCCCTCCCACTTGGCGACCACGGCGGCGGCGACGGAGTTGCCCACCACGTTGGTGGCTGAGCGGCCCATGTCCAGCAGGTGGTCGACGGCCAGGATCAAGATCAGCCCCGCCTCCGGCAGCTTGAAGTAGGAGAGCGTCGCGGCGATCACCACCAGCGAGGCCCGCGGCACCCCGGCCATACCCTTGGAGGTCACCATCAGCAGGGCCAGCATGGTGATCTGCTGGCCGATGGTCAGGTCGATGCCATAGGCCTGGGCGATGAACAGCACCGCGAAGGTGCAGTACATCATCGAGCCGTCCAGGTTGAAGGAGTAGCCGAGCGGCAGGACGAAGCTCGCCACCTTGCGCGACACGCCCCACTTCTGGAGCTCCTCCAGGGTGCGCGGATAGGCGGCTTCCGAGGAGGCGGTGGAGAAGGCCAGCAGGGCCGGCTGGCGGATCGCGCCCACCAGCTTCAGGCCGCGGGCCCCGACGATCAGGACCAGCACCCCGATCAGCAGTCCCCAGAGGATGCCCAGCGAGGCGTAGAAGCCCAGCACGAACTTGGCGTAGGTGGCCAGGATATCCAGGCCCTGCACCGCGATGGTGGCGGCCAGGGCCGCGAAGATGGCCAGCGGCGCGGTCTTCATGACGTAGCCGGTGACCTTTAGCATGATGGCGGCGATCTGCTCCACCAGGGCCAGGACCGCCGGGGCCCGGTCGTCGATGGAGGCCACCGCGGTGCCCACGAAGACCGAGAAGATCACGATCTGCAGGATCTCGTTGTTGGCCATGGCCTCGACGATCGACTTGGGCACCACGTGGGTGATGAATTCCTTCAGGGTGAACTTCGACATGTCCACCGTCGCCCCCGCCGCCAGATCCGGGTTGGGCAGGGCCAGGCCCGATCCCGGATGCAGCAGGTGGGACATGATCAGGCCGATGGTCAGCGAGACGATCGAGGCGGTGATGAACCAGCCCAGGGCCTTGACGCCGACCCGGCCGATGGTGGCGGCGTCCTCCATGTGGGCGATGCCGGCCACCAGGGTGGCGAACACCAGGGGGGCGATGATCATCTTGATCAGCCGCAGGAAGACGTCGGTGATGATGGAGAGGTTGTCGGCCACCGCCTTGGCCTGATCGGCGTCGGCGTACTGGTTCACGCCCCAGCCGACGGCGATCCCCAGAACCATCGCGCCAACGATGAAGGCGGTGAACAGGCGATTCATGGCGACCCCTAGGTAAGACCCTTAGCTGGCCTTTGTCGCCGGGATGGAGCCTTGCGTCCATCCCGCTGCTCACGCCGTCTCGAAACCTTGGCGCGCCTGCGCTAAAGTGCGCCATGAACCACGAGACGCAGGCGGCCGAGATCGTCGAACGGCTGAACGCCGAATACCAGAAGACCGTCGACGCCCTGCGCGACGCCCTGAAGATCTTCCTGGCCGGCGGGCCGCCGCCCGACCCCAAGGTCCGCGCCCGGGGCGCCTTCGTCTATCCCGAGCTGCGCCTGACCTGGCCGCCGGGCCAGAGCTTCCCCAGGCTGAGCCGCGCCTATGCGAGGCTCTCGGCGCCCGGCAAGTATGCGGTGACCGTCACCCGCCCCGACCTGTTTCGCGACTACCTGATCGAACAGATCAGCCTGCTGCTGGCCGACTTCGAGGTGGAGATCAGCGTGGGCCGCTCCACCCAGGAGATGCCCTTCCCCTATGTGCTGGACGGCGCCGTGGACATCGCCATGGCCGATATCGGCTCGGCCGACATCGCCCGCCACTTCCCCACCACCGAGCTCTCCCAGATCGGCGACGAGATCGCCGACGGGTTCTGGAGCCCGGCCCTGGAGGAGGCGCGGCCTCTGGCCCTGTTCGACGGCCTGCGGACAGACTTCTCGCTCGCCCGCCTGACCCACTATACGGGCGCGCCGGCCGAGCACGTGCAGCAGTACATCCTGTTCACCAACTACCACCGCTATGTCGACGAGTTCGTCCGCTGGGGCTGTGAGCAGCTGAAGGTCCCGGGCAGCCCCTTCACCCAGCTCTCGGCCTCAGGCCGGGTGATGGTGACCGCCGACTCTGAGAACCCCGAGCAGCAGATCGCCGACGGCTCCTGGCGCCGCCACCAGATGCCGGCCTATCACCTGATGGCTGAAGGGCGGGCGGGGATCACGCTGGTCAACATCGGGGTCGGGCCCTCCAACGCCAAGACCATCACCGACCACCTGGCGGTGCTGCGGCCCCAGGCCTGGCTGATGATCGGCCACTGCGGCGGCCTGCGCGGCAGCCAGACCATCGGCGACTATGTGCTCGCCCACGCCTATCTGCGCGACGACCACGTGCTGGACGACGTCCTGCCGCCGGCCATCCCGATCCCCCCCATCGCCGAGGTCCAGGTGGCGCTCGGCAAGGCCGCCGAGCAGGTCACCGGAGAGACCGGCGAGGTGCTGAAGAAGCGGCTGCGGACCGGCACCGTGGTCACCACCGACGACCGCAACTGGGAGCTCCGCTACTCGGTCAGCGCCCTGCGGTTCAACCAGTCCCGCGCCGTGGCCATCGACATGGAGAGCGCCACCATCGCGGCCCAGGGCTACCGGTTCCGGGTGCCCTACGGGACCCTGCTGTGCGTCTCCGACAAGCCGCTGCACGGGGAGATCAAGCTGCCCGGCCAGGCCAACGCCTTCTATGAGCGGGCCATCGGCCAGCACCTGCAGATCGGCATCGCGACGA
The sequence above is drawn from the Phenylobacterium glaciei genome and encodes:
- a CDS encoding putative bifunctional diguanylate cyclase/phosphodiesterase, producing MASEGSTDEIEQERRARREAQALLESRTAELAQAGEDFAQMTTALGVRVAELEAERSLTLHLARTDALTGLLNRGAFTSALIERLEDAHESGDHIALFVIDLDRFKHLNDTLGHHAGDLLLNEIGTRLRTQAQAGDLVARLGGDEFALISAHPDVARRAEQITTALAQPYWIYGRTVAPGASIGVAVFPDDAVDATDLQRFADMALYRAKAGGGRRASVFDSDLREASDRRNSLETDLRRAIPGGEIVPWYQPVVNAQDSRIVGVEVLSRWNHPEQGLLLPGTFVPLAEEVGLIGQMDAAVFAAACQRAAPWVAEGLIDTISFNVSPRELLDPSFSRNLIRRLRETDLPARALTVEITETFLVDDLDLARRHIERLAACGIRVALDDFGTGYSNLRALMQLPIHTVKLDQSLIGDVGREPRVSKLVRAMLQAATSLDIRIVAEGVEDEAQALFLRAAGCDRLQGFLFARPMPAEAVELRLRESAAASGPLAPAVTPIRLRKAV
- a CDS encoding dicarboxylate/amino acid:cation symporter, which codes for MNRLFTAFIVGAMVLGIAVGWGVNQYADADQAKAVADNLSIITDVFLRLIKMIIAPLVFATLVAGIAHMEDAATIGRVGVKALGWFITASIVSLTIGLIMSHLLHPGSGLALPNPDLAAGATVDMSKFTLKEFITHVVPKSIVEAMANNEILQIVIFSVFVGTAVASIDDRAPAVLALVEQIAAIMLKVTGYVMKTAPLAIFAALAATIAVQGLDILATYAKFVLGFYASLGILWGLLIGVLVLIVGARGLKLVGAIRQPALLAFSTASSEAAYPRTLEELQKWGVSRKVASFVLPLGYSFNLDGSMMYCTFAVLFIAQAYGIDLTIGQQITMLALLMVTSKGMAGVPRASLVVIAATLSYFKLPEAGLILILAVDHLLDMGRSATNVVGNSVAAAVVAKWEGQIEVPEPEPKVA
- a CDS encoding AMP nucleosidase; the protein is MNHETQAAEIVERLNAEYQKTVDALRDALKIFLAGGPPPDPKVRARGAFVYPELRLTWPPGQSFPRLSRAYARLSAPGKYAVTVTRPDLFRDYLIEQISLLLADFEVEISVGRSTQEMPFPYVLDGAVDIAMADIGSADIARHFPTTELSQIGDEIADGFWSPALEEARPLALFDGLRTDFSLARLTHYTGAPAEHVQQYILFTNYHRYVDEFVRWGCEQLKVPGSPFTQLSASGRVMVTADSENPEQQIADGSWRRHQMPAYHLMAEGRAGITLVNIGVGPSNAKTITDHLAVLRPQAWLMIGHCGGLRGSQTIGDYVLAHAYLRDDHVLDDVLPPAIPIPPIAEVQVALGKAAEQVTGETGEVLKKRLRTGTVVTTDDRNWELRYSVSALRFNQSRAVAIDMESATIAAQGYRFRVPYGTLLCVSDKPLHGEIKLPGQANAFYERAIGQHLQIGIATMALLRKEGARLHSRKLRSFDEPPFR